In Kogia breviceps isolate mKogBre1 chromosome 9, mKogBre1 haplotype 1, whole genome shotgun sequence, a single window of DNA contains:
- the C9H7orf57 gene encoding uncharacterized protein C7orf57 homolog, whose product MRNSSKELHDATSRYAPCDWCYDLPVKRSGKAVDAPPASQIPGLSDLREAPSGHTPRSRRYWVKETDSEYVKLA is encoded by the exons ATGAGGAACTCGAGCAAGGAACTGCATGACGCCACGAGCCGCTATGCTCCCTGCG ATTGGTGTTACGACCTTCCTGTGAAACGGTCTGGGAAAGCTGTGGATGCCCCGCCAGCGTCCCAGATCCCAGGCCTCAGTGACCtgagggaagcccccagtgggCACACGCCCAGGTCACGAAGGTACTGGGTGAAGGAAACGGACTCTGAGTACGTGAAGCTGGCGTAG